One stretch of Eupeodes corollae chromosome 2, idEupCoro1.1, whole genome shotgun sequence DNA includes these proteins:
- the LOC129947743 gene encoding uncharacterized protein LOC129947743 isoform X4, whose amino-acid sequence MDTNNYISLEQPSTSAEAGEEQIIYTIVHETATMSDESQSQLEIKELLGSWNLGHLSDLFISERITVEVLKILKEKHFPMLFKNSSVGDLAMFEHKLMEWRSSLGIGEQQIDMFTLRENSCSSSFSSSPTSSIREDPSAPAISLSLILKNSPKARDIEKFYEQNFKLQDIHRQALITLICEYFIDNHLHLNLYTSYMLEEQILQRFKGEKLEFYRTGKRGKIYAKFCNSKTSSRLAVKRSIFPKAENAEVTEKSKKKHLMEFTPEVDAEECIRSIKYDNLSTSEFDSCWQACSQFRLDQIYKETTLHTIFEEWPDYKKPGGYRLIDKDFGVVFRNSPGVLLKYPEQAGNLRKFLLDEDHLRDKNLRNMVNQIDENDIKTAL is encoded by the exons CAGCAACTATGTCAGATGAGTCGCAGTCCCAGTTGGAAATAAAAGAACTTCTGGGCAGTTGGAATCTTGGACACCTGTCAGATTTGTTTATCT CTGAGCGCATAACAGTTGAagtgcttaaaattttaaaggaaaaacatTTTCCTATGCTTTTCAAAAACAGTTCAGTTGGAGATCTGGCAATGTTTGAACACAAGTTAATGGAGTGGAGATCCTCTCTAGGTATCGGAGAGCAGCAAATTGATATGTTTACCTTGCGGGAAAATTCATGCAGCTCATCATTTTCATCTTCGCCAACGTCGTCAATAAGAGAAGATCCATCTGCGCCTGCTATAtctctttctttaattttaaaaaactcaccAAAGGCGAGAGACATAGAAAAATTCTATGAACAAAACTTCAAGCTTCAGGATATACATCGACAGGCGTTGATCACATTaatatgtgaatattttatcgacAACCATCTTCATTTGAATTTATACACTAGCTACATGCTAGAGGAACAAATATTGCAAAGATTCAAAGGGGAAAAGCTTGAGTTTTACCGCACTGGTAAAAGAGGTAAAATATATGCCAAGTTTTGCAATTCGAAGACCTCCTCTAGATTGGCTGTTAAAAGATCTATCTTTCCTAAAGCTGAAAATGCTGAAGTAACTgagaaatcaaagaaaaaacatttgatggaattca CTCCGGAAGTTGATGCAGAAGAGTGTATTAGGAGCATCAAATATGATAACTTGTCAACTTCAGAGTTCGACAGCTGTTGGCAAGCTTGTAGCCAATTTAGACTGGATCAAATATATAAAGAGACAACTTTACACACCATTTTTGAGGAATGGCCGGATTACAAGAAGCCAGGAGGTTATCGTTTG ATTGACAAGGATTTTGGggttgtttttcgaaattcccCAGGAGTTCTTTTGAAGTATCCAGAGCAGGCTGGCAATCTGAGAAAGTTTTTACTAGATGAAGATCACCTGCGAGACAAAAATTTACGAAATATGGTGAACCAAATTGACGAAAATGATATTAAAACTG CGCTCTGA
- the LOC129947743 gene encoding uncharacterized protein LOC129947743 isoform X3, producing the protein MFEHKLMEWRSSLGIGEQQIDMFTLRENSCSSSFSSSPTSSIREDPSAPAISLSLILKNSPKARDIEKFYEQNFKLQDIHRQALITLICEYFIDNHLHLNLYTSYMLEEQILQRFKGEKLEFYRTGKRGKIYAKFCNSKTSSRLAVKRSIFPKAENAEVTEKSKKKHLMEFTPEVDAEECIRSIKYDNLSTSEFDSCWQACSQFRLDQIYKETTLHTIFEEWPDYKKPGGYRLIDKDFGVVFRNSPGVLLKYPEQAGNLRKFLLDEDHLRDKNLRNMVNQIDENDIKTDSAAVKLFWCLHGYLIPTQKGSRKDNSGKSSTVRFTIKSSQEAFLFIGSSVQELDDHIAFLKSKSENIQPFILAVGDKDFENFSNYYVYLDGIKFVFSNFLRAIDICFKCFNLFNLEYPLACSQLWTFIEHYFYELNISKTKSPKMYLLIEALRKSALTQDDEVADSEAGLGYI; encoded by the exons ATGTTTGAACACAAGTTAATGGAGTGGAGATCCTCTCTAGGTATCGGAGAGCAGCAAATTGATATGTTTACCTTGCGGGAAAATTCATGCAGCTCATCATTTTCATCTTCGCCAACGTCGTCAATAAGAGAAGATCCATCTGCGCCTGCTATAtctctttctttaattttaaaaaactcaccAAAGGCGAGAGACATAGAAAAATTCTATGAACAAAACTTCAAGCTTCAGGATATACATCGACAGGCGTTGATCACATTaatatgtgaatattttatcgacAACCATCTTCATTTGAATTTATACACTAGCTACATGCTAGAGGAACAAATATTGCAAAGATTCAAAGGGGAAAAGCTTGAGTTTTACCGCACTGGTAAAAGAGGTAAAATATATGCCAAGTTTTGCAATTCGAAGACCTCCTCTAGATTGGCTGTTAAAAGATCTATCTTTCCTAAAGCTGAAAATGCTGAAGTAACTgagaaatcaaagaaaaaacatttgatggaattca CTCCGGAAGTTGATGCAGAAGAGTGTATTAGGAGCATCAAATATGATAACTTGTCAACTTCAGAGTTCGACAGCTGTTGGCAAGCTTGTAGCCAATTTAGACTGGATCAAATATATAAAGAGACAACTTTACACACCATTTTTGAGGAATGGCCGGATTACAAGAAGCCAGGAGGTTATCGTTTG ATTGACAAGGATTTTGGggttgtttttcgaaattcccCAGGAGTTCTTTTGAAGTATCCAGAGCAGGCTGGCAATCTGAGAAAGTTTTTACTAGATGAAGATCACCTGCGAGACAAAAATTTACGAAATATGGTGAACCAAATTGACGAAAATGATATTAAAACTG ATAGTGCAgcagtaaaattattttggtgtCTCCACGGCTATTTGATACCAACACAAAAGGGCAGCCGGAAAGATAACTCTGGAAAAAGTAGTACTGTAAGGTTTACTATTAAAAGCTCTCAAGAGGCTTTCCTTTTTATTGGGTCCAGCGTACAAGAACTCGATGACCATAtagcatttttgaaaagcaagtCAGAAAATATACAACCATTTATACTTGCCGTTGGGGATAaggattttgaaaacttttcgaACTACTACGTTTACCTTGATGGTATTAAGTtcgtgttttcaaattttttgagagcAATTGATATATGTTTCAAGTGCTTCAACTTGTTTAATTTGGAGTATCCGTTAGCGTGCTCACAATTATGGACATTTATTGAGCACTACTTCTACGAGCTCaacatttctaaaacaaaatccCCTAAAATGTATTTACTCATCGAAGCGTTAAGAAAAAg CGCTCTGACTCAAGATGATGAAGTTGCAGATTCAGAAGCCGGCCTCGgatatatttaa
- the LOC129947743 gene encoding uncharacterized protein LOC129947743 isoform X2: protein MDTNNYISLEQPSTSAEAGEEQIIYTIVHETATMSDESQSQLEIKELLGSWNLGHLSDLFISERITVEVLKILKEKHFPMLFKNSSVGDLAMFEHKLMEWRSSLGIGEQQIDMFTLRENSCSSSFSSSPTSSIREDPSAPAISLSLILKNSPKARDIEKFYEQNFKLQDIHRQALITLICEYFIDNHLHLNLYTSYMLEEQILQRFKGEKLEFYRTGKRGKIYAKFCNSKTSSRLAVKRSIFPKAENAEVTEKSKKKHLMEFTPEVDAEECIRSIKYDNLSTSEFDSCWQACSQFRLDQIYKETTLHTIFEEWPDYKKPGGYRLIDKDFGVVFRNSPGVLLKYPEQAGNLRKFLLDEDHLRDKNLRNMVNQIDENDIKTDSAAVKLFWCLHGYLIPTQKGSRKDNSGKSSTVRFTIKSSQEAFLFIGSSVQELDDHIAFLKSKSENIQPFILAVGDKDFENFSNYYVYLDGIKFVFSNFLRAIDICFKCFNLFNLEYPLACSQLWTFIEHYFYELNISKTKSPKMYLLIEALRKSALTQDDEVADSEAGLGYI, encoded by the exons CAGCAACTATGTCAGATGAGTCGCAGTCCCAGTTGGAAATAAAAGAACTTCTGGGCAGTTGGAATCTTGGACACCTGTCAGATTTGTTTATCT CTGAGCGCATAACAGTTGAagtgcttaaaattttaaaggaaaaacatTTTCCTATGCTTTTCAAAAACAGTTCAGTTGGAGATCTGGCAATGTTTGAACACAAGTTAATGGAGTGGAGATCCTCTCTAGGTATCGGAGAGCAGCAAATTGATATGTTTACCTTGCGGGAAAATTCATGCAGCTCATCATTTTCATCTTCGCCAACGTCGTCAATAAGAGAAGATCCATCTGCGCCTGCTATAtctctttctttaattttaaaaaactcaccAAAGGCGAGAGACATAGAAAAATTCTATGAACAAAACTTCAAGCTTCAGGATATACATCGACAGGCGTTGATCACATTaatatgtgaatattttatcgacAACCATCTTCATTTGAATTTATACACTAGCTACATGCTAGAGGAACAAATATTGCAAAGATTCAAAGGGGAAAAGCTTGAGTTTTACCGCACTGGTAAAAGAGGTAAAATATATGCCAAGTTTTGCAATTCGAAGACCTCCTCTAGATTGGCTGTTAAAAGATCTATCTTTCCTAAAGCTGAAAATGCTGAAGTAACTgagaaatcaaagaaaaaacatttgatggaattca CTCCGGAAGTTGATGCAGAAGAGTGTATTAGGAGCATCAAATATGATAACTTGTCAACTTCAGAGTTCGACAGCTGTTGGCAAGCTTGTAGCCAATTTAGACTGGATCAAATATATAAAGAGACAACTTTACACACCATTTTTGAGGAATGGCCGGATTACAAGAAGCCAGGAGGTTATCGTTTG ATTGACAAGGATTTTGGggttgtttttcgaaattcccCAGGAGTTCTTTTGAAGTATCCAGAGCAGGCTGGCAATCTGAGAAAGTTTTTACTAGATGAAGATCACCTGCGAGACAAAAATTTACGAAATATGGTGAACCAAATTGACGAAAATGATATTAAAACTG ATAGTGCAgcagtaaaattattttggtgtCTCCACGGCTATTTGATACCAACACAAAAGGGCAGCCGGAAAGATAACTCTGGAAAAAGTAGTACTGTAAGGTTTACTATTAAAAGCTCTCAAGAGGCTTTCCTTTTTATTGGGTCCAGCGTACAAGAACTCGATGACCATAtagcatttttgaaaagcaagtCAGAAAATATACAACCATTTATACTTGCCGTTGGGGATAaggattttgaaaacttttcgaACTACTACGTTTACCTTGATGGTATTAAGTtcgtgttttcaaattttttgagagcAATTGATATATGTTTCAAGTGCTTCAACTTGTTTAATTTGGAGTATCCGTTAGCGTGCTCACAATTATGGACATTTATTGAGCACTACTTCTACGAGCTCaacatttctaaaacaaaatccCCTAAAATGTATTTACTCATCGAAGCGTTAAGAAAAAg CGCTCTGACTCAAGATGATGAAGTTGCAGATTCAGAAGCCGGCCTCGgatatatttaa
- the LOC129947743 gene encoding uncharacterized protein LOC129947743 isoform X5, producing MDTNNYISLEQPSTSAEAGEEQIIYTIVHETATMSDESQSQLEIKELLGSWNLGHLSDLFISPEVDAEECIRSIKYDNLSTSEFDSCWQACSQFRLDQIYKETTLHTIFEEWPDYKKPGGYRLIDKDFGVVFRNSPGVLLKYPEQAGNLRKFLLDEDHLRDKNLRNMVNQIDENDIKTDSAAVKLFWCLHGYLIPTQKGSRKDNSGKSSTVRFTIKSSQEAFLFIGSSVQELDDHIAFLKSKSENIQPFILAVGDKDFENFSNYYVYLDGIKFVFSNFLRAIDICFKCFNLFNLEYPLACSQLWTFIEHYFYELNISKTKSPKMYLLIEALRKSALTQDDEVADSEAGLGYI from the exons CAGCAACTATGTCAGATGAGTCGCAGTCCCAGTTGGAAATAAAAGAACTTCTGGGCAGTTGGAATCTTGGACACCTGTCAGATTTGTTTATCT CTCCGGAAGTTGATGCAGAAGAGTGTATTAGGAGCATCAAATATGATAACTTGTCAACTTCAGAGTTCGACAGCTGTTGGCAAGCTTGTAGCCAATTTAGACTGGATCAAATATATAAAGAGACAACTTTACACACCATTTTTGAGGAATGGCCGGATTACAAGAAGCCAGGAGGTTATCGTTTG ATTGACAAGGATTTTGGggttgtttttcgaaattcccCAGGAGTTCTTTTGAAGTATCCAGAGCAGGCTGGCAATCTGAGAAAGTTTTTACTAGATGAAGATCACCTGCGAGACAAAAATTTACGAAATATGGTGAACCAAATTGACGAAAATGATATTAAAACTG ATAGTGCAgcagtaaaattattttggtgtCTCCACGGCTATTTGATACCAACACAAAAGGGCAGCCGGAAAGATAACTCTGGAAAAAGTAGTACTGTAAGGTTTACTATTAAAAGCTCTCAAGAGGCTTTCCTTTTTATTGGGTCCAGCGTACAAGAACTCGATGACCATAtagcatttttgaaaagcaagtCAGAAAATATACAACCATTTATACTTGCCGTTGGGGATAaggattttgaaaacttttcgaACTACTACGTTTACCTTGATGGTATTAAGTtcgtgttttcaaattttttgagagcAATTGATATATGTTTCAAGTGCTTCAACTTGTTTAATTTGGAGTATCCGTTAGCGTGCTCACAATTATGGACATTTATTGAGCACTACTTCTACGAGCTCaacatttctaaaacaaaatccCCTAAAATGTATTTACTCATCGAAGCGTTAAGAAAAAg CGCTCTGACTCAAGATGATGAAGTTGCAGATTCAGAAGCCGGCCTCGgatatatttaa